taagtaaatttttcttgaatgcattgtgtgtgtgttttttttatcgtgGATAGGTgttaattaagtattaatgAGAAAAATGACAGTAATGTTGATTTTAAAactagattattaattttttatctatatttactttttaaatatactaagGTACATAGTAACTATATTTCAGGATTACTCATGTAATAAGCAACGAGATAATAAGgcattaaaaatcattaataacaattcattAGAATTCCATGACAAAAATGTGACTGCAGATAAACAATTACCAAACAAATCAAGtattcgaaaaattaattgtaagtattttaattacatacttttaattatttttgtgttttaattattttattgttattaattattgttattgttattaaattaatgattatttttgctttaattaataGGTCGAGATAATTTGAGACTAATTTCAAACGAAAATAGTACTTCATCGGAAGAAGAAAGATTATCGGAAAATGAAAAACAGGAggtaaaaaatcaattttaaataaaaatgataaaaatatatataagtaaatttttttcttaatgcattgtttttttattgtggataaatgttaattaagtaTTCAATGAGAAAATGACAAAGTAatgttgattttaaaattaaatatttttttatttatacttattttttaaatatattaagttatttagtaattatatttcagGTTCAGTATTCACGTAATAACGATGACTGTGAAGAGATTTATGACCCTGTTATTGCTGCTGCAAAAATGTTAACTAAACCTGATCAGCTTTATGGAAAATATTGGCCCCATGAACCGgtaaaaactgtttattattaattcttgtgcattaatttttgtacaataattaagGAATACAATTAACATGTGTGCACTTGTTTTTCAATTATGTAGTACTGTACAAGCGAttaggaataatttttttaatatataaatatttttttcagatggTACTACTTATAAACGACGTTTActgtcgaaaaaaaatttggatgtCAGCTTTAGGAAATTCTAAAGCAGTGACACATCTTGCTCGACGATTGATTGTGGGTGtgtttaaaaaggaaaaactacTAAAATGTACTCTCAGTGGTCAACCACCCAGAGCACAAGGCAAAGAGAGACAAAACGAAGAGATTGAGGGTCTTGACGTAAGAGCAAAAGATGCAATTATTggttagtaattattttattaactatttttattaattatttaaattaacaatataaaatgtatttttccactttttgtatttgattttacttttttatagattACGCAATATTAATGGGTGAATCCAAAAATTGGAACGTGCCAGATAGACGAGTCATAGAGCGTAGCATGACTCAACAAATCGGACGGTTAAAGTTGGAGTTAAAACAAGCTCTTGTAAGAGAGCAGGactaatttactatttttgttttatgtttattttgataatttaaataaataattttttatgtaattatcgTGCAATATTTTACTGCATTTGCATGtacaatatttgaaatatattttttttaattgtacgataattgtttgtaaaataaaaatttataaaattgcatttaaaacatgttttacattttaccaTTATTGTATGCaaacaattattaacaaactatattttattatatattattatatatctcgATCTTATATTGTCTTataacaatgtttaaaaaaaataaacatacaaacaaatataatactatattatgcaacatatatatatacactcacaatttgtttaaattaatgcaaattaagttaaaatcaAGATCTCttgagaaactttttaattatttaatggctgcgttcagcagaGAATGTAGCTGTGGAACTATTGTAaagttcttttatataatataaaatttatatgattggtttatacatttagatcAAACAGAAACTAAAGGCGAGAACCAATCATGTTggagaattttacaacagtttcACTGCTACATTCTTTGCTAAAGAtggttattataatttttttatatctgattagatcaaattaatttttctctagATCTAAGATAGAAGTATATATATCTAGATATAAGAAAATCTTATTAGATCTCATTTGATCAGGTCAAAATGGAGATCTAATAATATctgtattttatatctaatttgatCTACGTATATACAATAACATCTCTTTCATTTTTGCTCGGGTACCTATGAAACTTTTGGCTGCAATACTAAAATGCAACTTTTGTGACAACTCAATAAACATTAATGACCAGTGACCATGTCATAACAACCAAACGCGtgtaaagaagtaatttaGATGGTTATCCCCCAAATTCAACACAAACTATTCAAAATATCATAAACTTCATAACCCCACATCTAGTCCTTAATCATAAACTTCTCTCCTCTAAGCTTTTTAAATGGTATTTTACTGTCTTCCaaacatgaaaattttaagaaagtgtaattttgtcaaaaacaattataataaaaaaattttttaacactttacAACTTAAAATATCTACTTTTAATGTTTTAGTAAAccattcattaattttttaacaaagctacacaaatataaataaacatacgGCAAatcttagaatttttaaaaacgtaaatctttacttttatttgcGTGTTTCGTGTTTCCGTATCTCATTACgagaaaaatacaaacaaatttGGAGTAGCATTGGATGACATGTTATGCCATCAAATTTTACGtgcagtttaataaaatagcttcggaaactttagaaaatttctaatttttaaaacgagATCTCGAATTCTAAACGAGAAAAAACTCGGTTTTTGCAAATCTGAAAAACTCACTTGTTTTAAACCCTTATAAAAGAGTGaggtttaaaaataatctcaaATATAAAGAAAGCGATCTTAAAGAAAACCTCATTCAATTTCAAACCCAAATTCTATTTGAAATACGGGGTGTAAAAAATTCATCATCAACTCTTATTTTCAACTATTATAAGGTATCATATGTAAAGGAACTGGTGGTAGTAAATTTCTTAGATTCGCAAAAATTgatgacaaaaaatttgtcaatttttataaatgtaagaaatataCTCTTATTCCTTATTTTCAACCCTTAGAAGATGgctacaaaaattatcttaaatatgaaaaaagtgactttaaaaatcatttatctttacaattacaattcaaaatgcaaaagtaaaaaagtttatctttAACCTATATCTtcaattgttacaaaatatataatattacactaggtatcatataatatatcacatttagtcatacacggaaaaaatgtaatatatacaataagatatgtagttgcgggcaattaactacagatatactcaatacaataatatatgctattgcagtattaacattgtacttgcattaacagcaaatattattgtattatctGTACTTGATAGCCCGCACATgctattggctatattacttttttctgtgtacataaggataattctaaaaaacatttgaaaactgttggcaaaaaataaataaataagaaaaataacacacaattcttgaaaaaccttatctttaatatatctttcttATAGCAGCCCTATTTCATTTCCTTAGATTTGTACGTGAAAACTGATCCCgaattgaaaaagaatcgaAATAActcctaaaattttttatagcaaattattCATTTGCATAGACAAGAGGAATCCaccaataattaattgaacaaTAATGGGTTAATAtatccaaaaaaattatatagcttccttaaaaaaaaatcttttttctaatctcatagttaacatttataatatgttttattaacgCAATATTCATTATacctataatatatttatacaaaataagattagtgaaaagaaaaactcgagtaataattttacaataatttatcgatatttactttttatacaaaattgatgtaatagaataaatatgtCCTGAAAGTATTGAATCGACATTTGAAAGCGAGATATCAAACATGAATAATGTCATCAAACATGTCGAGCAATATTGACAACTTCTTTTCTCCttctcaaaatataaattgaaaatttttaaacatgacAAATTTTGTTTAGCAAGTAATGAAATGTaactgcattttttaaaaataataaaaaaataaaaaaatcatatttaattgtgtataaaatgtaataatatttattaatttatagaaaataaatatttaaaaatagaaaatattataaataaaaaaactgtacaactatatatataatattttattttatgaaatcgTTGAGAGGGCTTTGTTTGCTTACAATCCCGATTTCCTGCaacttcgtttgcacacacgaaaataattaaggtacaAGAGTAagattgcacacatgacattactGCGCatatgcacattgcacacatgacattattccactcatacacattgcacacatgatattatttcacatatacctataacatatttatacaaaataagattagtgaaaagaaaaactcgagtaataattttacaataatttattgatatttactttttatacaaaatcgatataatagaataaatatgtcctgaaaatattgaatcaaCATTTGAAAGCGAGATATCAAACATGAATAATGTCATCAAACATGTCGAGCAATATTGACTTCTTTTCTCCttctcaaaatataaattaaaaatttttaaacatgacAAATTTTGTTTAGCAAGTAATGAAATGTAgctgcattttttaaaaataacacattttaaaaatacacattgcatacatgatattaatacgttcATACACATtacacacatgacattattgcgcacatacacattgcacacatgtcaatattgcatacataagttaaagaaacaatattaacacGTTGCACACATGGTATTAAAAcgttcatacacattgcacacatgatattattacgctcatacacattgcacacataaaattaatacgctcatacacattgcacacatgatattaatatgtttatagaCATTGCatacatgacattattgcgcacatatacattgcacacatgTCAATATTGCGCACacgcacattgcacacatgatatcatTGAACTCATACACTCTGAAGGCAGGATTTCAATAACTTGGGTGCCTTGATTTAACGATTGTTTTTGATGGTATTTTTTATGctcaacaaaaaattgtacagaTCTTATTATTGTACAGAGCTAACTGCTTTAGTTTTCgcaatatatcatatattaaaaataaaaataaaagtagattaaaaataaagagaaaagtaGGTGGACCTCGCTTtgcatggaaagtcgcaaacccatatgAAACAGTACGAAGCGTGGGCACTCCTTTGCTgtggccacacacacacacacacacacacacacacacacacacacacacacacacacacacacacacacacacacacacacacacacacacacacacacacacacacacacacacacacacacacaagggAGGGGGTACAAGAAAGGCCTCGCCTTCCCTCCTACATCTaccccgtcggtaggggtgcctggaaagtcgcaaaaTGTAGAACAGTACgtagcgtggacgtcgtttcaATCAGATTactgttttagttaattttaggATAAATCTATAGAATTTGATTAGTGATGTTCGTTTtacactgtgcgcatctaggaTTCACTCTCTTGCTCTTGTTTACAAAGTGTATGAGCgcaataatatcatgtgtgcaatgtgcgtGTGCGCAATATaatcatgtgtgcaatatgcacgtgtgcaataacattatgtgtgcaatgtgtatgagcgtatTAATGCCATGtatgcaatgtgtatgagcgtaataatgtcatgtgtgcaatgtgcatgtACGCAATAGTGTCATGTGTTCAATGTGTATGAAcgtaataatatcatgtataCAATGTGTATGAACgttttaatatcatgtgtgcaatgtgttaaTATAGTTTCTTTAgctcatgtgtgcaatgtgtattaATATTGTGTGTGCCATGTGCATATGTGAAATAATGTCATgcgtgcaatgtgtatgagcaaaataatatcatgtgtgcaatgtgtatgagcgtaataatGTTATGTGTGCTGCAATGTGCATATGcacaataatgtcatgtgtgcaatcctACTCTtgtaccttaattattttcatgtgtGCAAATGAAGTTGTAGGTAATTGGGATTGTAGGCAAACGGGATCCCCCAAAAcgtttcttatataaaaaataagaatgtaCAATATgctgataaaaatttcataaaaagagtttaaaatttctattaaaataaatatattaaaatatgaataacttttcaaaataaatgttaaaattaaattattaatttttataattatattgtgtaTTCATTATCACATATATGTAGTAAACCCTGTTCCGAGATGGTTAATAATGATTCGAGATTATAATCAAAATAGGTTACCATAATTAAATACCAGATGACATAAATGCATACAGTTAGATGTAATTCGATATAGATTAACTAATGAGATAccatttaatgaataataaagaataatggCGCGTTTATGGAGAAAAGTGATTTTCTACGGTCTTGCTGTGAGGTCCATCAATTCATTAACGTGCACCTTTTTGTTGCCGCGAACGGCATTATACTTTAATGTTCCAAACCCTAAATTACTAAcctaaagtttatataaagcGTATATACTAAGTGCTTATATCTACTACCCAAggagcacacaatatttttttaatgtttttaaaatatatatacaatataaatacatattaaaacttttaatttgtgcaaaattcttcaaaaaacgCATCAAGAcg
This genomic stretch from Monomorium pharaonis isolate MP-MQ-018 chromosome 4, ASM1337386v2, whole genome shotgun sequence harbors:
- the LOC118645145 gene encoding uncharacterized protein LOC118645145 isoform X2, with the translated sequence MYLIECDDDASLCIVEDHEIICDDESVQIGNIVQFVYQKKLYKGRIIMHSDNITILREEVKKLGAKKMINKTQSDIILSETRIRKKPKIYSPNGSNTTQEKLPNKRKLKRNDYSCNKQRDINALKIINNNSLESFDKNVTTDKQLPNKSSIQEINCRNNLKQDLIQLSLTKKSRFHQGNEKSNENSTSSEEESLSENKKQDYSCNKQRDNKALKIINNNSLEFHDKNVTADKQLPNKSSIRKINCRDNLRLISNENSTSSEEERLSENEKQEVQYSRNNDDCEEIYDPVIAAAKMLTKPDQLYGKYWPHEPMVLLINDVYCRKKIWMSALGNSKAVTHLARRLIVGVFKKEKLLKCTLSGQPPRAQGKERQNEEIEGLDVRAKDAIIDYAILMGESKNWNVPDRRVIERSMTQQIGRLKLELKQALVREQD